A window from Moritella yayanosii encodes these proteins:
- the groL gene encoding chaperonin GroEL (60 kDa chaperone family; promotes refolding of misfolded polypeptides especially under stressful conditions; forms two stacked rings of heptamers to form a barrel-shaped 14mer; ends can be capped by GroES; misfolded proteins enter the barrel where they are refolded when GroES binds), giving the protein MARDVKFGLDARDKMLNGVNILANAVKVTLGPKGRNVVIDKSFGAPLITKDGVTVAKEIQLADKFENMGAQMLKEVASQANDAAGDGTTTATVLAQSIVNEGLKAVAAGMNPMDLKRGIDQAVKAAVLALKELSIPCSDTKAIEQVGTISANTDPSVGKIIAEAMERVGKEGVITVEDGQALDDELDVVEGMQFDRGYLSPYFITNQETGSVELESPYILLVDKKISNIRELLPVLEGVAKASKPLLIIAEDLEGEALATLVVNNMRGIVKVAAVKAPGFGDRRKAMLQDIAVLTAGTVISEEIGMELEKATVAELGQAKRIIITKDETTIIDGIGDEMTIKGRVTQIRKQIEDTSSDYDKEKLQERVAKLSGGVAVIKVGAATEMEMKEKKARVEDALHATRAAVEEGVVAGGGVALVRAAAAIQDLEGANQDQTVGIKVALKAMEAPLRQIVENSGDEASVVANNVRAGEGSYGYNAATGEYGDMIAMGILDPTKVTRSALQFAASVAGLMITTEAMITDAPTEGGSSAMPDMGGMGGMGGMM; this is encoded by the coding sequence ATGGCTAGAGATGTAAAATTCGGCTTAGACGCACGTGACAAGATGCTTAACGGCGTAAATATTCTTGCGAATGCAGTTAAAGTAACATTGGGCCCTAAAGGTCGTAACGTTGTTATCGACAAAAGCTTCGGCGCACCACTTATTACTAAAGATGGTGTAACGGTAGCAAAAGAAATCCAATTAGCAGACAAATTCGAAAACATGGGCGCGCAAATGCTCAAAGAAGTTGCTTCACAAGCAAATGATGCAGCTGGTGACGGTACTACTACGGCAACCGTACTTGCACAATCAATTGTGAACGAAGGTCTAAAAGCGGTTGCTGCGGGCATGAACCCAATGGATCTAAAACGCGGTATTGACCAAGCAGTGAAAGCAGCAGTTTTAGCACTAAAAGAATTATCTATACCTTGTTCAGATACTAAAGCGATTGAGCAAGTAGGTACTATTTCTGCAAATACTGATCCAAGCGTTGGTAAGATCATTGCAGAAGCAATGGAACGTGTTGGTAAAGAAGGTGTGATTACGGTTGAAGACGGCCAAGCACTAGACGACGAACTAGACGTTGTTGAAGGTATGCAGTTCGACCGTGGTTACCTATCTCCTTACTTCATCACCAACCAAGAAACGGGTAGTGTTGAATTAGAATCACCATATATCTTATTAGTAGATAAAAAAATATCTAACATCCGTGAACTACTGCCGGTACTTGAAGGTGTAGCAAAAGCATCTAAACCACTACTGATCATTGCTGAAGACCTTGAAGGCGAAGCACTGGCGACATTAGTAGTGAATAACATGCGTGGTATCGTTAAAGTTGCTGCTGTTAAGGCACCTGGTTTCGGTGACCGTCGTAAAGCGATGTTACAAGATATCGCAGTACTTACCGCTGGTACAGTTATCTCTGAAGAGATTGGTATGGAGCTAGAAAAAGCCACAGTTGCTGAACTAGGCCAAGCTAAACGTATCATCATCACCAAAGATGAAACAACGATTATTGACGGTATCGGTGACGAAATGACGATCAAAGGTCGTGTCACACAGATCCGTAAGCAAATCGAAGATACATCTTCTGATTACGATAAAGAAAAACTACAAGAACGTGTGGCTAAACTTTCTGGTGGTGTTGCGGTAATTAAAGTTGGCGCAGCAACTGAAATGGAAATGAAAGAGAAAAAAGCGCGCGTTGAAGATGCACTGCACGCTACACGTGCTGCTGTTGAAGAAGGCGTTGTTGCTGGTGGTGGTGTTGCACTTGTTCGTGCTGCTGCTGCAATTCAAGATCTTGAAGGCGCAAACCAAGATCAAACTGTGGGTATTAAAGTTGCGTTAAAAGCAATGGAAGCACCACTACGTCAAATCGTTGAAAACTCAGGTGACGAAGCATCTGTTGTTGCAAACAACGTGCGTGCCGGTGAAGGTAGCTACGGTTACAACGCAGCGACAGGCGAATATGGCGACATGATTGCGATGGGTATCCTAGATCCAACGAAAGTAACACGTTCAGCACTACAGTTTGCTGCATCTGTTGCGGGTCTTATGATCACCACTGAAGCGATGATCACTGATGCACCTACAGAAGGCGGCTCATCAGCTATGCCTGATATGGGCGGTATGGGTGGCATGGGCGGCATGATGTAA
- a CDS encoding co-chaperone GroES, with amino-acid sequence MTIRPLHDRVIVRRHEQETKSAGGIVLTGASAELSTRGEVIAVGNGRLLDSGEIRPLAVNVGDTVIFSEGYSVKTEKLEGKEVLIMSEADILAIVE; translated from the coding sequence ATGACAATTCGTCCACTACACGATCGCGTGATCGTTCGTCGCCACGAGCAAGAAACTAAATCTGCAGGCGGTATCGTACTTACTGGTGCATCAGCTGAACTATCTACCCGCGGTGAAGTTATTGCTGTTGGTAACGGTCGTTTATTAGATAGCGGTGAAATACGCCCACTGGCTGTTAACGTTGGCGATACGGTTATTTTTAGTGAAGGTTATAGCGTTAAAACTGAAAAGCTAGAAGGCAAAGAAGTTTTAATCATGAGTGAAGCTGATATTTTAGCTATTGTTGAATAA